AACAAAGGAACATGCCGAGATAAAGCTCCTTCTTGAAATTACCTCAATCATAAAGGTTAAGAAACAGGACAGCAGGAAATGAAATACCAAAGAGTATTTATTTAAAAATGCAATCCTTTTATAATATTTTTCTGTATGTGGTTTCTTCTTTGGTAATTTTGCAATTACGCGAAGAACGACTTGCTTTGCTTTTTGGAACTTCTCATTGTCTGCAATCTTTCGACCAAGTCCAAAAGCTTTTTGAACAATTTTGCTCTGTTGTAAACGATGTTTCAGTTTCATGATAATCCTCCTTGTTTTGCGAAGCAAAATGCGACCCTGCGAGAGCAGAGGATTTTCCTCCTTGTTTTTCCTATATCTATCAACATATGTTTCTACCAGTTTTTTGTAAAAAAATAGTAAAAACAAGGTAAAATGTCTATTACGCGACACTAAAAGAATATACCGCTAAGAGCCTAAAAAATCAACGGTAAACATACATAAAAAAGTCTTAAGATTTATTTAATTTCTAGCAATTATGAATAAATTATGTACAAAATGTGTACAAACATAAGGGGATAAATGGAAAGCTATCTGAGTTTCTACCTATTATATAGGTGTATGACATATGTTGTATATCATATGTCATACAAAAAAAGAAGTGCGCTAAGAATTTTATTTTATAAATTTTTTGATGGCCTCGTTCAAATCACGAATCACCTGTTCGTCGCCGGTTTCGATGGCGTCAACGACACAATGATTGATGTGATCTTCCAAAATGACTTTTCCAATATTGTTGATGGCAGAACGTACGGCTGCAATCTGGATGAGCACTTCGCTGCAGTCTCTTCCCTCCTCCACCATTTTCTTGACGGCCTCCATGTGGCCGATGGCACGGTTCATACGGTTTAAGACAGCCTTGGTATTTTCATGGTGGTGTGGATGTCCCGCCTCGTGAGTATGGGAATGCTCCTCATGGGAGTGGTAGTGTACACCGTCGTGAGTATGCTTACCAGTATGAGAATGTACCTCTTTTTGAGTATGTTCATCAGTATGATGATGTGTTTTATCCTTGGGATGCTCATCAGTGTGATGATGTGCTTGAATCTTTGTTTCGCTCATATATGAAATACCTTCCTGAAAAGATTTTATCGTAATGTTAAAGTATTGGAATGAATTATAGTGTAGCATATTTGAAAAAAAATAGCTAGTTCATAAGGATAAGGAATCTTTGTAGACAGAATGATTTTCGGATGCTATAATGAGCCAAAGAGAATAAAGTTGCACCAAAGAGGGTATATTCATAAGGATATACCCTTTTTAACCGTAGCAGTCTAAGTTATCAAGAAATAAGCTATCTTTTGGCAATAAAAAAGAGAAGAGGATACCAATGAATTTATTAGATATTATCGGCCCAATTATGGTTGGACCGTCAAGTTCACATACAGCGGGAGCCGTAAAAATCGGAAGAGTCTGCGGAAAATTGCTTGCAGAAGAAATTGCAGAGGCAAAGATTTTTTTTCATGGTTCATTTGAGGCGACAGGAAAAGGACATGGAACGGACAAGGCATTGATTGCCGGACTTCTTGGAATGCAGGTGGATGACTCGAGAATTCCGAAGAGTTTTGAACTTGCAAAAGAAAAAGGAATGAAGTTTGAGATTGAAGGAATCGACCTTGGGGACGTGCATCCGAATTCCGTAAAAGTAATTCTTACCGGAAAAAGTGGCAGAACTTTGGAAATTATCGCAGCGTCCGTCGGTGGAGGACAGATTCAGATTTGCCAGATTGACGGACTTACGGCAAATTTCAGTGGAGATTATCCGACACTTATCGTACACAATGCAGATCAGCCGGGACATGTGACAGAAGTGACAGCACTTCTGGCAAAAGAGTCGGTTAATATTGCCACGATGCAGTTATATCGTGCAAGCCGTGGCGGGAATGCGGTTATGGTCATTGAGTGTGATCAGGAAGTGCCTGCGCATGTAATTTCACATCTGGAACATTCCAAAGGAATTATGAAAGTAACCTATTTAAGCCTTTTAGACGAGAAAAAATCGGAAGAATAAAAGTTGGAGGATAAGATTCATGTATAAATCGCTGGAAGAAATCTGCCAGGAAGAAGAAAAGACAGGAAAACCATTCTGGAAAATCGTGCAGGAGGATGACTGCAAAGAGCAAGGCATCACAGAAGAGGAATCTTTTGCACAGATGACGACGATGTACCGCGCCATGAAGGAAGCGGACGAGTCGTATGATCCAGAACTAAAATCTGCAAGTGGTCTTGTCGGCACAGAGGGTGCCAAAATGAAAAAAGCCAGGGAAGAAGGCAAGATTCTCTGTGGTGATTTTATTGGAAAAGTGATGGAAAAGGCGCTAAAGACCGGAGAATCCAACGCTTGTATGAAGCGTATTGTGGCAGCTCCGACAGCAGGTGCCTGTGGTGTGGTTCCGGCAGTGCTTCTTTGTTTACAGGAAGAAAAAGGATTTACAGAAGAGCAGATGGTAGAAGCCTTATACGTGTCAGCCGGAGTCGGTGGAGTGATTGCAAGCAGAGCATTTATTGCCGGTGCAGCCGGTGGATGCCAGGCGGAGATTGGGTCTGCATCATCGATGGCAGCCGGTGCGGTCGCATATCTGATGGGAGGGAATGGTAGAGCAATTTCCAACGCGGCAGCGTTAGCCATGAAAAATCTGTTAGGACTTGCCTGCGACCCGGTTGCCGGACTCGTTGAAGTCCCTTGTGTGAAACGAAATGTCATGGGAGCGGTAAATGCACTCACATCAGCGGATTTGACAAGCGCCGGAATTATCAGTAAGATTCCGCCGGATGAAGTGATTGATGCGATGCGTGCGATTGGACGAAGCATGCACGAAGATATCCGTGAAACCGGAAAAGGTGGACTTGCCGGAACACCGACCGGAGTAGAAATCCGTGAGAAGATGTCCCATCTTTAAGAACTAAGAGAAAAATATGGTGTTATGGTTATAGTATCAAAAAAAGAACATTCCCTGTTGCACAGAAAGAAATTTCTTGCCAAACAAGGAGTGTTCTTTTTTATGTGAGAAAGATAAACTCTATCTAATGATGTAAACTAAAAATTATTTGTTGCTTCTTCTCCAGATGTGCATCTTGTCAGCTTCTTTGATTAATTCGTCACGGAAATCTGGATGTGCGATAGAAATCAAAGCTTCTGCCTTCTGCCAGGAAGAAAGTCCTTTTACATTTACCATACCGTATTCAGTTACAACAAAGTGTGTGTTTGCACGGGTATCGGTTACGATAG
This genomic window from Roseburia sp. 831b contains:
- a CDS encoding metal-sensing transcriptional repressor, which gives rise to MSETKIQAHHHTDEHPKDKTHHHTDEHTQKEVHSHTGKHTHDGVHYHSHEEHSHTHEAGHPHHHENTKAVLNRMNRAIGHMEAVKKMVEEGRDCSEVLIQIAAVRSAINNIGKVILEDHINHCVVDAIETGDEQVIRDLNEAIKKFIK
- the sdaAB gene encoding L-serine ammonia-lyase, iron-sulfur-dependent subunit beta, translated to MNLLDIIGPIMVGPSSSHTAGAVKIGRVCGKLLAEEIAEAKIFFHGSFEATGKGHGTDKALIAGLLGMQVDDSRIPKSFELAKEKGMKFEIEGIDLGDVHPNSVKVILTGKSGRTLEIIAASVGGGQIQICQIDGLTANFSGDYPTLIVHNADQPGHVTEVTALLAKESVNIATMQLYRASRGGNAVMVIECDQEVPAHVISHLEHSKGIMKVTYLSLLDEKKSEE
- the sdaAA gene encoding L-serine ammonia-lyase, iron-sulfur-dependent, subunit alpha, producing the protein MYKSLEEICQEEEKTGKPFWKIVQEDDCKEQGITEEESFAQMTTMYRAMKEADESYDPELKSASGLVGTEGAKMKKAREEGKILCGDFIGKVMEKALKTGESNACMKRIVAAPTAGACGVVPAVLLCLQEEKGFTEEQMVEALYVSAGVGGVIASRAFIAGAAGGCQAEIGSASSMAAGAVAYLMGGNGRAISNAAALAMKNLLGLACDPVAGLVEVPCVKRNVMGAVNALTSADLTSAGIISKIPPDEVIDAMRAIGRSMHEDIRETGKGGLAGTPTGVEIREKMSHL